One window of the Cryptomeria japonica chromosome 7, Sugi_1.0, whole genome shotgun sequence genome contains the following:
- the LOC131031172 gene encoding NAD(P)H-quinone oxidoreductase subunit 2 A, chloroplastic, which translates to MKEFHLLLFYGSSIFPECILIFGLFLLLVIDFISDQKKTTWFYFISLTSLVLSTAFLLFQCREEPTISFFGNFQTNNFNKIFRFLILLCSTLCIPLSVEYIQCTEMAVTEFLLFILTTTLGGMFLCGANDLTTIFVSLECLSLCSYLLSGYTKRDVRSNEAIMKYLLMGGTSSSILAYGLSWLYGLSGGEIELQEIANGLINTQMYNSPGIWIALLSITVGIAFKLSLVPFHQWTPDVYEGSPTPVVAFISVISKVAASALATRIFDIIFYFSLNEWHLLLEILAILSMILGNLIAITQTSIKRMLAYSSIGQIGYILIGIIDRDSNNGYASMITYMLLYIFMNLGTFACIVLFSLRTGIDNIRDYAGLYMKDPFSALSLSLCLLSLGGIPPLAGFFGKLYLFWCGWQAGSYLLVSIGLFMSVISIYYYLKIIKLLMTERNKEITPYVQNYRLSSSISKNSIEFSMIVCVMASTLLGIVMNPIVAIAQDTLF; encoded by the exons ATGAAAGAATTTCATTTGCTTCTCTTCTATGGAAGTTCCATTTTTCCAGAATGTATCCTGATTTTCGGCCTATTCCTTCTTCTAGTGATCGACTTCATTTCTGATCAGAAAAAGACAACTTGGTTTTATTTCATCTCTTTAACCAGTTTAGTGCTAAGCACAGCCTTTTTGCTATTTCAATGCAGAGAAGAACCTACAATCAGTTTTTTTGGTAATTTCCAAACAaacaattttaataaaatatttcggTTTCTAATTTTATTATGTTCCACTTTATGTATTCCTCTATCCGTGGAATACATTCAATGTACAGAAATGGCTGTAACAGAGTTTTTGCTTTTCATATTAACAACTACTCTAGGAGGAATGTTTTTATGTGGTGCTAATGATTTAACAACTATCTTCGTATCTTTAGAATGTTTAAGTCTATGTTCTTATCTATTATCTGGATATACCAAAAGAGATGTACGGTCTAATGAGGCTATTATGAAATATTTACTTATGGGTGGAACAAGTTCTTCCATTCTTGCTTATGGCCTTTCTTGGCTATATGGTCTATCTGGAGGAGAGATTGAACTTCAAGAAATAGCCAATGGTCTTATAAATACACAAATGTATAACTCTCCAGGAATTTGGATTGCACTTCTATCTATAACGGTAGGAATTGCATTCAAGCTTTCCCTAGTTCCTTTTCATCAATGGACCCCCGATGTATATGAAGG CTCCCCCACTCCAGTCGTTGCTTTTATTTCTGTTATTTCAAAAGTAGCTGCTTCAGCTTTAGCCACTAGaatttttgatattattttttatttctcattGAACGAATGGCATCTTCTTTTGGAAATATTAGCTattcttagcatgatattaggaaaTTTAATTGCTATTACTCAAACAAGCATAAAACGTATGCTTGCATATTCATCGATAGGTCAAATTGGATATATCCTTATTGGAATAATTGATAGAGACTCAAATAATGGATATGCAAGTATGATAACTTATATGCTGCTCTATATTTTTATGAATTTAGGAACTTTTGCTTGTATTGTATTATTCAGTCTACGTACAGGAATAGATAACATTCGGGATTACGCAGGATTATATATGAAAGACCCTTTTTCAGCTTTGTCTTTATCTTTATGTCTACTATCTCTAGGAGGTATTCCTCCATTAGCAGgcttttttggaaaactttatctATTCTGGTGTGGATGGCAAGCAGGTTCCTATTTATTAGTTTCGATAGGGCTCTTTATGAGTGTTATTTCAATATATTATTATCTGAAAATAATTAAGTTATTAATGACTGAAAGAAACAAAGAAATAACTCCCTACGTGCAAAATTATAGATTATCTTCTTCAATCTCAAAAAATTCTATCGAATTTAGTATGATTGTATGTGTAATGGCATCTACTTTACTGGGAATAGTAATGAATCCAATTGTTGCAATTGCCCAGGATACATTATTTTAG